From a single Paramormyrops kingsleyae isolate MSU_618 unplaced genomic scaffold, PKINGS_0.4 ups26, whole genome shotgun sequence genomic region:
- the LOC140583912 gene encoding uncharacterized protein isoform X1, with amino-acid sequence MGRKKVPCPLCHVSYMNVTVHLRDVHNIASSKERKLLVSCKTGRFAGPLDCPITDCPAKQLIRLDKHLQLNHDLSDEEIKTTVHQAKCAAAKKAVLKHREEIKEKDNEMEIMKRRIEELECRLEQFEGPNRDKSGDSQVMHKIFFFDKILPDYKESLFRVGDNRRRAQNMKQELGYVNGFIKFMWGSSMETAPGHLKFLNDPSKLNNWVKDLSQKFKVTTCRNYLLSVCKFLQFLIDRRPTAVRLGQRILQGLLRHLKMQRSAIAKEIVVHRQCVKDSKRKRMPTRDDLCDLITELRSRIPDALDALSEDPSNINIRNKTIGALATYIFVCTGHRVSVLVNLTTVEFQECQVIDDQYVINVSSHKTSASFGRAKIALTSREHFWIQQFNEMRPKLPGYCYNPVTLFFSSSGEPLNKLCELVQKACLDCGMPRGFGVTDIRSAVSTCVQRSLPEEQRRLVAQIMCHSVETADRFYVAEPELADLHRGRALLNDALGIGKKKATMQPMKSNKRYSRRLIDSDEDDCQEAVDLSEPVPSQLSMEVVASEHEKEADIIYMPLEVGEEVVEVGQQEGEVERDMDEVQEDMEQWEADMDEGEEDVQEVEKDMDEGEEDVQEVEKDMEEGEEYMQQWQSDMEEAEEDQEEVEKDEEEEHNIDFKFVIDSDKEEEVNHELPSPLPKYVEDIEGRKLRCRRRLVYPESLKAMVRQKFTSYWNQKITTQMINTTLMNNEDLLLSCKVLRMTIDNLRGLIKLLQRQDSVTIIDNERPGVSKALIF; translated from the exons ATGGGTCGTAAAAAGGTGCCTTGCCCATTGTGTCACGTATCCTATATGAATGTGACAGTACATTTAAGAGATGTACATAACATTGCAAGCAGCAAGGAGCGAAAGCTCCTCGTTTCTTGTAAGACGGGCCGGTTTGCTGGTCCACTAGACTGCCCAATCACTGATTGCCCTGCAAAACAATTAATTCGGCTAGACAAGCACCTGCAACTAAATCATGATTTAAGTGATGAAGAGATTAAGACCACGGTTCACCAAGCAAAATGTGCAGCTGCCAAAAAGGCAGTTTTAAAGCACAGAGAAGAAATAAAGGAGAAAGATAATGAGATGGAAATAATGAAGCGCCGAATCGAGGAGCTTGAGTGCCGCCTTGAGCAATTTGAGGGGCCGAATCGGGACAAATCAGGCGATAGCCAAGTAATGCATAAGATCTTCTTCTTTG ATAAAATTCTTCCAGATTATAAGGAGAGCTTATTCCGTGTTGGTGACAACAGGAGAAGAGCTCAAAACATGAAGCAGGAGCTAGGTTATGTCAATGGCTTCATCAAGTTCATGTGGGGCTCTTCAATGGAAACAGCACCTGGTCACCTGAAATTTCTTAATGACCCCAGTAAATTAAATAACTGGGTGAAGGATTTGTCACAAAAATTTAAGGTCACGACCTGCAGAAACTATCTGCTTTCAGTTTGCAAGTTTTTGCAATTTCTCATCGATAGACGGCCAACAGCTGTCCGCCTTGGCCAGAGAATTTTACAGGGTCTGCTAcggcatttaaaaatgcaaagaagTGCCATAGCTAAAGAAATTGTAGTGCACAGGCAATGTGTTAAAGATTCTAAAAGAAAGAGGATGCCTACCAGAGACGACCTATGTGACCTCATCACGGAGCTACGGAGCAGAATTCCAGATGCTCTTG ATGCACTCTCTGAAGACCCGAGTAACATTAATATAAGGAACAAGACCATAGGGGCGTTGGCAACATATATATTTGTCTGCACCGGGCACCGTGTGAGTGTTTTGGTCAACCTCACAACGGTTGAATTTCAGGAGTGCCAGGTGATCGATGATCAGTATGTCATCAAT GTCTCCAGCCACAAGACATCGGCCTCATTTGGGAGGGCAAAAATTGCCCTCACTAGCAGGGAGCATTTTTGGATACAGCAGTTTAATGAAATGAGACCAAAACTGCCAGGATACTGTTACAATCCTGTCACCTTATTTTTTTCATCGTCTGGAGAGCCTCTGAACAAGCTCTGTGAGCTTGTTCAGAAAGCATGTCTTGATTGTGGGATGCCCCGGGGATTCGGCGTTACGGACATCCGGTCCGCCGTTTCGACTTGT GTACAGAGAAGCCTGCCCGAAGAGCAGCGCCGACTGGTGGCCCAAATCATGTGCCACAGTGTCGAAACGGCGGACCGGTTTTACGTCGCCGAACCTGAACTGGCTGATCTTCACCGTGGTCGAGCTCTTCTTAATGATGCCCTGGGCATTGGTAAAAAGAAGGCTACCATGCAGCCAATGAAAAGTAATAAACGGTATTCGAGACGGCTGATTGACTCTGATGAAGATGACTGTCAGGAGGCAGTTGATTTGTCAGAGCCAGTTCCCAGTCAGCTTTCAATGGAAGTTGTTGCCAGTGAACATGAGAAAGAAGCAG ATATTATCTACATGCCTCTTGAAGTTGGAGAAGAAGTGGTCGAGGTCGGACAACAAGAGGGAGAAGTGGAGAGAGATATGGATGAAGTGCAGGAAGATATGGAGCAATGGGAGGCAGATATGGATGAAGGGGAAGAAGATGTGCAGGAAGTGGAGAAAGATATGGATGAAGGGGAAGAAGATGTGCAGGAAGTGGAGAAAGATATGGAGGAAGGGGAAGAATATATGCAGCAATGGCAGAGCGATATGGAGGAAGCAGAGGAAGATCAGGAGGAAGTGGAGaaagatgaggaggaggaacaTAACATTGATTTTAAGTTTGTTATTGATAGTGACAAGGAAGAGGAAGTTAACCATGAG CTTCCCAGTCCGCTACCGAAATATGTGGAAGACATAGAGGGAAGG AAATTAAGATGCAGACGAAGACTTGTTTATCCAGAATCCCTAAAGGCAATGGTGAGGCAGAAGTTTACTAGCTACTGGAACCAAAAAATTACAACACAAATG ATAAACACaactttaatgaataatgaAGACTTGCTGCTATCGTGCAAAGTGTTACGAATGACCATTGACAACTTGAGGGGCTTAATCAAGCTACTACAACG acaaGACTCAGTGACCATAATCGACAATGAACGTCCAGGTGTCAGTAAAGCTCTTATTTTTTAA
- the LOC140583912 gene encoding uncharacterized protein isoform X2 yields the protein MGRKKVPCPLCHVSYMNVTVHLRDVHNIASSKERKLLVSCKTGRFAGPLDCPITDCPAKQLIRLDKHLQLNHDLSDEEIKTTVHQAKCAAAKKAVLKHREEIKEKDNEMEIMKRRIEELECRLEQFEGPNRDKSGDSQVMHKIFFFDKILPDYKESLFRVGDNRRRAQNMKQELGYVNGFIKFMWGSSMETAPGHLKFLNDPSKLNNWVKDLSQKFKVTTCRNYLLSVCKFLQFLIDRRPTAVRLGQRILQGLLRHLKMQRSAIAKEIVVHRQCVKDSKRKRMPTRDDLCDLITELRSRIPDALDALSEDPSNINIRNKTIGALATYIFVCTGHRVSVLVNLTTVEFQECQVIDDQYVINVSSHKTSASFGRAKIALTSREHFWIQQFNEMRPKLPGYCYNPVTLFFSSSGEPLNKLCELVQKACLDCGMPRGFGVTDRFYVAEPELADLHRGRALLNDALGIGKKKATMQPMKSNKRYSRRLIDSDEDDCQEAVDLSEPVPSQLSMEVVASEHEKEADIIYMPLEVGEEVVEVGQQEGEVERDMDEVQEDMEQWEADMDEGEEDVQEVEKDMDEGEEDVQEVEKDMEEGEEYMQQWQSDMEEAEEDQEEVEKDEEEEHNIDFKFVIDSDKEEEVNHELPSPLPKYVEDIEGRKLRCRRRLVYPESLKAMVRQKFTSYWNQKITTQMINTTLMNNEDLLLSCKVLRMTIDNLRGLIKLLQRQDSVTIIDNERPGVSKALIF from the exons ATGGGTCGTAAAAAGGTGCCTTGCCCATTGTGTCACGTATCCTATATGAATGTGACAGTACATTTAAGAGATGTACATAACATTGCAAGCAGCAAGGAGCGAAAGCTCCTCGTTTCTTGTAAGACGGGCCGGTTTGCTGGTCCACTAGACTGCCCAATCACTGATTGCCCTGCAAAACAATTAATTCGGCTAGACAAGCACCTGCAACTAAATCATGATTTAAGTGATGAAGAGATTAAGACCACGGTTCACCAAGCAAAATGTGCAGCTGCCAAAAAGGCAGTTTTAAAGCACAGAGAAGAAATAAAGGAGAAAGATAATGAGATGGAAATAATGAAGCGCCGAATCGAGGAGCTTGAGTGCCGCCTTGAGCAATTTGAGGGGCCGAATCGGGACAAATCAGGCGATAGCCAAGTAATGCATAAGATCTTCTTCTTTG ATAAAATTCTTCCAGATTATAAGGAGAGCTTATTCCGTGTTGGTGACAACAGGAGAAGAGCTCAAAACATGAAGCAGGAGCTAGGTTATGTCAATGGCTTCATCAAGTTCATGTGGGGCTCTTCAATGGAAACAGCACCTGGTCACCTGAAATTTCTTAATGACCCCAGTAAATTAAATAACTGGGTGAAGGATTTGTCACAAAAATTTAAGGTCACGACCTGCAGAAACTATCTGCTTTCAGTTTGCAAGTTTTTGCAATTTCTCATCGATAGACGGCCAACAGCTGTCCGCCTTGGCCAGAGAATTTTACAGGGTCTGCTAcggcatttaaaaatgcaaagaagTGCCATAGCTAAAGAAATTGTAGTGCACAGGCAATGTGTTAAAGATTCTAAAAGAAAGAGGATGCCTACCAGAGACGACCTATGTGACCTCATCACGGAGCTACGGAGCAGAATTCCAGATGCTCTTG ATGCACTCTCTGAAGACCCGAGTAACATTAATATAAGGAACAAGACCATAGGGGCGTTGGCAACATATATATTTGTCTGCACCGGGCACCGTGTGAGTGTTTTGGTCAACCTCACAACGGTTGAATTTCAGGAGTGCCAGGTGATCGATGATCAGTATGTCATCAAT GTCTCCAGCCACAAGACATCGGCCTCATTTGGGAGGGCAAAAATTGCCCTCACTAGCAGGGAGCATTTTTGGATACAGCAGTTTAATGAAATGAGACCAAAACTGCCAGGATACTGTTACAATCCTGTCACCTTATTTTTTTCATCGTCTGGAGAGCCTCTGAACAAGCTCTGTGAGCTTGTTCAGAAAGCATGTCTTGATTGTGGGATGCCCCGGGGATTCGGCGTTACGGAC CGGTTTTACGTCGCCGAACCTGAACTGGCTGATCTTCACCGTGGTCGAGCTCTTCTTAATGATGCCCTGGGCATTGGTAAAAAGAAGGCTACCATGCAGCCAATGAAAAGTAATAAACGGTATTCGAGACGGCTGATTGACTCTGATGAAGATGACTGTCAGGAGGCAGTTGATTTGTCAGAGCCAGTTCCCAGTCAGCTTTCAATGGAAGTTGTTGCCAGTGAACATGAGAAAGAAGCAG ATATTATCTACATGCCTCTTGAAGTTGGAGAAGAAGTGGTCGAGGTCGGACAACAAGAGGGAGAAGTGGAGAGAGATATGGATGAAGTGCAGGAAGATATGGAGCAATGGGAGGCAGATATGGATGAAGGGGAAGAAGATGTGCAGGAAGTGGAGAAAGATATGGATGAAGGGGAAGAAGATGTGCAGGAAGTGGAGAAAGATATGGAGGAAGGGGAAGAATATATGCAGCAATGGCAGAGCGATATGGAGGAAGCAGAGGAAGATCAGGAGGAAGTGGAGaaagatgaggaggaggaacaTAACATTGATTTTAAGTTTGTTATTGATAGTGACAAGGAAGAGGAAGTTAACCATGAG CTTCCCAGTCCGCTACCGAAATATGTGGAAGACATAGAGGGAAGG AAATTAAGATGCAGACGAAGACTTGTTTATCCAGAATCCCTAAAGGCAATGGTGAGGCAGAAGTTTACTAGCTACTGGAACCAAAAAATTACAACACAAATG ATAAACACaactttaatgaataatgaAGACTTGCTGCTATCGTGCAAAGTGTTACGAATGACCATTGACAACTTGAGGGGCTTAATCAAGCTACTACAACG acaaGACTCAGTGACCATAATCGACAATGAACGTCCAGGTGTCAGTAAAGCTCTTATTTTTTAA